The Buchnera aphidicola (Pseudoregma panicola) genome contains the following window.
ATATAATATTATTAAAAAATAAATTAATATTAAAAATAAGGAGTTAATATGCCACAAATTTTGTTTTTACCTAATAAAATAATTTTACCTTATGGAGCTAAAATACATACAAAAATAGGAGAAACTATACTAAATGCTGCATTAAAAAATAATATACAAATTGAACATGCATGTGAAAAATCTTGCGCATGCACAACATGTCATTGCATAATAAAAAGTGGTTTTTCTTCT
Protein-coding sequences here:
- the fdx gene encoding ISC system 2Fe-2S type ferredoxin, with translation MPQILFLPNKIILPYGAKIHTKIGETILNAALKNNIQIEHACEKSCACTTCHCIIKSGFSSLSKCSEKEEDTLDKAWKVEEKSRLSCQAKIGKKNIVVEIPYYSSNYTK